The genomic region CCGGACAGACGTAGCTTTCCATAATCATAAAGACACCCATGGTCTAACAACTGACCCTTGTACAACTCATAAGATTATTGGTTGGCTGGCCTTTGATATTCAGACAGCATTAAGTTTTATGAAAAACCTGATCATTCAGGCTTATTGATGTATGAAGGGACTTCACCATATGTGACGCAACTCTCCATTTGGAGTAATCTACACTGCATGATCAACGCTTTTATTATTTGTAGTGATGTTCACGGTGCGTGTTCGTGTATGTTTGGAATAGTTTGGAATAAAcatactaatttagaatccgtactaTTCGACTACCCAATCTGGAACTCTACCCCTTTAATTCATTCCAGCGAATCATTCACGCGACGCACCTATTCACTGACTGTTATTCTATTGATTTGGGAGACAGACGAGCACACACATTCAGCCGGATTATACTTTGTTATTCTGccgaagtaagctttcccattcatatggtacggattctaaagttaggccggAATAAAATACACAACTTCAGTCTTGGCATCTGTTGTGCGACCATACAACTGGTAAATTACATTAACCGCCCCAAGTTAGGTCTCAAAATTTGGACCAGTCTAGCCTACATAGGCCTATAGCCCCtaatatagtcagtattgcgaagttcggcatactgcgaagttcagacgccctaagaaatacacgatttcaccatgaaaacctacaggaagagccaaatttcaccaaaaagtacgaagctacagttattttctctccaaaatgacccttgtgcaagaaattacttacatatttgtcaataaaatgacgaagatctatgaagtctgttataattactgaaagagcaactgcgccaccaattttatcaccagcgccacactgtaggttgggtgtccgaacttcgcaatactctagcaaagaaataccagttccacaatcacgaagaatcttcttggaatacaacatgaaaacagtttgcaggaaagaaagtttgaccGTGTATCATACTAAAACAAATTTCTCctaccatatcaagtatattttcttgtgatttataccagaagatttagttttggggtgttttaaggcttaggtgtccgaacttcgaagtgaccatgctactactagtatagtcagtattgcgaagttcgccatactgcgaagatcggccacccttaagaaatacacgatttcaccatgaaaatctacaggaagagccaaatttcaccaaaaagtacgaagctacagttattttctctccaaaatgacccgtgtgcaagaaattactgacatatttgtcaataaaatgacgaagatctatgaagtctgttataattactgaaaaagcaactgcgcccccaattttatcaccatcgccacactgtgggttgcgcgtccgaacttcgcaatactctagcaagaaataccagttccacaatcacgaagaatcttcttggaaaacaacgtgaaaacagtttgcaggaaagaaagtttggccgtgtatcgtactataacaaaattctcccaccatatgaagtatattttcaaatgatttataccagaagatttagttttggggtgttttaagtcttaagtggccgaacttcgaagtcaccatcctactaggGTACTAAGTAATACtaagtatagtaaaggcttcataattgacgcacccccgtaattgacgcaccttcaattattactagcaacgatacagcaggccacctaaactttttgcagtcaagcagaattacatatttcatgagtttgaatccatttgagctatttgctgaccaaattgtggtattttctAAGCTTTTAATACCCTctccccagttttgcacgttttttgggcatttggaaatcttacaccctaaaaatacccaacattacctcaatatgataaaaCTACTCTCTGTGACCtcacctgtctgagcttagaggctcagagcatagcaaacagcatctaaagtcaatggatgtatactaaggcctacactgcagttagcttatcgacgaaagtgtcaatttaggggtataaaagaacttgacacggcagacattttgtggtcaaattctgctcatttgtacggtgcataagcacagaaccttaaatattttgagatcagaacatttctgaggaactacacatatgaaaaacacatacagttgagtgttttggatttttccttgatagatatctttgatcaaatccttaaatgcgtcaattatgagcccaccatgctactagtatTGGGACTCTACTGATCATTCATACAATTATTTTTGCATACAGTAGTCTACCACTAAATATGATGGGGTTGAACATATTTGTTACATGTCTGTCTAATAGGTAGGATTCGGAAATTAGGAATACAATATGCCTGTCTAACGTCCGATTTAGACTAACGTTGTGAGTAGGCTAAGCGGAAACGTTACTTAGGATAGCTTTTACACTGGTTTCGATTTGTTCAGATTCTAATAATTACATTCACTGCCAACAGCCCGATTCATGGAAAATACTGACCACTTTGTCCAACTCACCCATCAATCATATTTTCTGGTGGATTTCCTGAATCACTTGATGTTGCCAGGAGAATTTGAGCTCCGGATTCAGCGGTTGCTACGTCCATCTTCAATTGGCTTTACGTTGTTATGATGGTCTGCACTATACAGCAGCTCGAgcttcaaaatatttacaagCATGTCAAGTGTTGTTCATGAATAGCGACACCTTTTTATCGCACAAATATCCTCCCTGTAGTGCCAAATTCCGTAGATGAAAAAGTTTTGATCGCTCCACAAGTGGAAGGAAAGAGGTGAGTTCGTGGACTTGTAGtctggtgggggagggaggtgacACGagatggtgataatgatggaTTTTAGTCAAGAAAGGTAAGAGCTCAAATAGCACGTAATTGAGAAAGGAAGAGGTCAAAAGGCTTTAattgtgaagactcccgcacaaagaaacgtctcatgccggtaatctgacctagtttcgaatgaggtgtaacagaagtgttagacaccaccatcgatcccagaaaatacacatacagctacatatacatacaacaCATTGTACATAGCTGcgctggacatctcaggtctagatcaaagataacaaggtatcacgtttcattactgtctgcattttgtagcgacaagaagaacaacagttcacttttttttcacaggacaacacacggtttggggcgagtcttcaatgcctttaaaaatcGCTTGACCTATATGTCTCAGGGTGGAAGTCAAAGATAATTGAGTTTTATTTAACGCTTGTTTTGATATGACCTTTCATGACAGCATTACTGGCTTTAACCTCTCATACGCTGCAGAACTTGttattgaaaattaaaactaaactGGACATTTCACAACCTGGAGTATAGCCTCAGCCATtaaaatttatatcaaatatagTTTTTTCGTGACAAATCCAAACAAGGtgattttgttacatttcatgATTGGAAATAACTTTATCTACACACTGCTGAAGTATGTCACCAACCAGTGAGTTAAAACACCactttttctatgatttttcatGTACATTTCTGTAGATCAAATGTTGCCAGTGTGTCACAGTGTCACTTGTGTTgtatttaaagttaaaaatCAAGTCTATTATTTATGTTTCTATATGAATGAAAACCTGATTTTTCTCAGCTGGCACACAGAAGAAGTAAAAATTACAGATGCATGATATAATTTTtgtgttttaatatatttacaaaaaagaaaaaagaaagaaagaaagaatttcaAGTCaattaaatagtaaaatagtgAAAAGAATTCAGTGATTACAATTGTAAATTTTACTTTGTGAATCCACTCCTGGCCTTCGCATAAAGGTTTatgcccctacctaaatcagtctgGGAATAAATAAtttgtgccccctcccccaaaccaGCTGCCTTTGAAATCCTGCAAATGCACTGCTTTAACCTCTAGCATGGTAATATTACAAACCCTGTTAAATTAGACGATTCCATACACCTCAAAAAGGTAAAATGCTTTGAAGATCAAAGTCTCAGGCTTGATAAATCAGAAAATGTGTGGTCATTATTTAACAAAGTAAGGGACCAATAATTGCAAccttaaagaataaaaaaaaaaaagctaaaaagaacaaaagaagaaaaactatgtaactttttaaagataCTAAAACTAAACCACAAAACAAACTGTTTGGTTCTCCTGTTGCATCTCATATCCAAACAATCTTTCCTgacaacattaacattaaaatatattacatacatttTGAAATCTGTCAAAGTCTCAACCTTGATAAGAGATAGTTGGACACACATCAGTACTTTTTTGTTTCTAAATGATAAGTGTAGTAGCAATTCTAAGTTTGAGCACACAGTATGACACAGGTGGACCTCGGGGCAAATTTTCTGCAGCCTAGGAGAAGGCTTTTCAAAGTCGTATTTAATGCGGCCCGCCAAACCATATTTACAGCGGAAGGGAAGACATGGAATATGTAGTATTCGGAgtttgtatacatatacatccAATCTGTGattgaatatttcaatttaacGGAGGCACAAACCATGCCATTATCATTGGCCTATGTGATGGAGATGTAACTGTCACAAACAACATCCCCAAAATAGCCAAGAAAAACCTTATTCTACTTAGGAAGTTAGGAGATATCACACAAGTCTCAACAtaacatcatcgagccacacaTACTTCACTTGTTTATGTACTTCTCGATATATTCAAACGTATAATTTTTGTAATGGAGACGGTTTTGCAAATCTTGTATCTGTAAGATTTGAGGCTCATAATACATGACCTAAATTTGGTTGCCTTGGTTACATTGTCAACACTGCTAATAGTTTACCTTGTAAAAATTGGAGGTAAAATATGTTTGTAGCTTATGTTTTAGTGCCAAACACATTTTTGGAGTCCTGTGCTCCCATGGGCACACCTCCCTGGATCTACTCTGCAAGTAAACTTTGTTTCTGAATGAGCTTGAGAAATAACCTCAAGTTAAGTTTTACCCTTCCATTTCTTGACGATGTACAGCCAATCAGCTGAAAACGACCCATGGTTTTGGTTATCCCAAATCTTTAACGTCCCTTCTGTGAGAAATTAAGAATCATATCTTTCATCTTTGCAGCTTGCCTTCCATTCACTAGTAACCTTTTGCATCATACCAAAGAGCAACATATGCAAACAGCTGCAGCTCCATAATAACTGAATTGGCAAACAAAATTCTTGGTTACATCTGACACTAGAACACAGGTTTCAAGGTTTGCAACAGAGCCTGGGAAAACAGACCATTTATTCTAAAACAATAGCCATGATACAACCAAAAGGTAGCTTCAAATCACTTAATTGGATGTTTCTCTCGGAATAAATATCCACCTCTTGGCTCTATAGACCAAACTGCCTAGTGAACAATACAAGTACTTTATCTTTCCATAAAAGAAAGCCTCCCTCAAAATATCACATATATACTTCACACACTCTGGCTCTTCATAGTAACCATTGACTAGTCTTTAACTGTGAGGAGTATAATTAGTTTATCAAATCctgttgttgatgatgatggtacaGATTGGCAGACACACAGGAACATTCCAGtcattcatttaagaaaaaaaaaaaaaaaaaaaaacagcaaaatttCAATCCCATGATACCTTTCATCACTAAGTTGGATGTTTCTCTCGGAAGCAATATCTGTCTCTTCGCTGTATACAGTagacagggatgagcctgggggaaaaaaaatcatgaaactttgcaaaaattgcggtataggctccagtttgcgcaTACTACAGTGTgctaggataatagtttttgagCCGAGGTAGAatagaaatcacggatattcggcgaattcgcggaaaattTCATGCCTGAGTAGACCATTCTGCCAATTCCAAGTATACAGGTACTGTAGCTTTGCCTTAACGAAGGACGCCCTCACACATATCAAGTACTTGACGCTCTCTGAGAGTCTTCAAAGAAATCCATGTCTAGTCTTTAACTGTAAGGAATCCCATCCAATcctgatgaagatgatgatgatgtaaacaTTCTCTACTTTGTCCAGCTGACTTTAGGAATGTCAAAATGTTCTGTCAGTTGGTCGAGTTTATGGTTGAATTCCTGTCGAAGAAACAAGAGAATGCTGTTGTTCAGTACTTTTGAACACTATTTAATACATAAATATGACACACTGGATTGACATGTAAAGGAATAACTTATCCAATACCGCATCACAAGATTCTACGCAAGATGGTCAAGTTGCTACAAGAGAGTAACGATGTATAGCCATCATCTACACAGGAACTATAGTATTCaatgagagaaagaaaaaagaaacccGGAGCCTTCAAAaagtgctacacaaaatttgaatattaaattattccctggaatCGCTAGTGATACcaatattataaacagttaaaaataataaaggTACCCAGGCTACAAAAGGGCATCACTTTGCAAGATATTGCTAAATGAATTTATAAACTGCACAACTAATACTTCTGAATATGTTTTTACAACATATTTCTTTTGAAACTTCAACAAACTGTTCAAGTATACATTCCACCTCACACAACAAGGGAAACCATCCATTTGAAAGAAAGTCGTGTCTGTAAAAACCTGTGACAGTTCACGTTTGAAACTGGTTAAGACGAAACAGGTACAGCGACTACCAGTTCGTCATAACCCAGTTTTTTCTTCCTGTATAAAACAACGACCATCGATGCGTAAAATAAAACCCTGGAGATTGATGTCTACAGTGTGTTTGAGGAAATACTATAACTTCTGCACAGGCGTTTACTGTAGCTGCTGACGAACCAACCAAATTCTGATGAGATACTTTGAAGGATGATTTTTTAGGCAAAAGCCTTTTCTCTGTATCTTACAGACCCGCCTACGTCTTAATAGTACTGGATCACTTTTCGAGAATTAGAGAAATTATTCTCTTGTTGGATGACTTTTATGGTAGAATTTTAGTCTCCTTGtgtcatagtccaagaaaagaggaaaaattTGAGTGTTGGTaaattttttataattattctGCTGAAGATATTCACCTTCAAATGTGCAATAACTCTGgaacgctcctttaaggctCAATCAATTAAGATGTTCGCTCCTCGGTGCAGGCACGAATGTTACTGTTTttaattcattgtttgtttcattaattttaataactcaaatcaaaaacatgttctttaaGGTAACGGTAGAACATCCTGTGGacgacattcaacaccatttgtccttgataTTCCTTGATAAGTTTGCTGCACGAAACtctaaacatgtcatttgagggtGATAATgatctttttgtttttcatagtGAGTTTTGTGTTGCGTCCGAGGAACTGACCTACAGCATTGTACTgtgttatatttataaatgaataatggaaaaactgactgggaatCGATTTAGAAAAGTGGAAAAGGAGCAAAGAAAAAATTTATGGCTGGCTAGAAATGGTCTGTGTGTGTAGATTTAAAAGGCCAGTCACATTAATTGACAAACCTCAGATGTTTCCAactgtcatttctcaaaaatcaAAGTGAGATAGAAATACGACTTGGACCGgtagcgtttttttttttaacttagtCTACGGGACATCAAAAATTAAGACTGAGGCTAAAGGCATCCTTCAAGACATGTATGCCATAAAGTTACCATCTCGAAATCTTGACCAAACTTGCACATGTATAGATAATGAGCACTCAATGATGAGCCTACTGATTTGTTAAGACTatgaaatatcaacatttaaaattCTGCCTTCAAAGTCATCCTTCCAGCTGTAAAGGGGTGATCGAAGGGGTGATCGAAGGGGTGATCGAAGGGGTGATCAAAGTGACACTAATTAATGTATTAACATCATGAACTTCATATTTTACCTCAACATGatctttgtgtttcttctgtGCTTTTTCCAGGATTCTTTCCTCTTGCTGTATTCGAAACAAAAGATGAAGATGCTGTTAAAGTCTTTGGTTACATTAGTACATAAGTTGATGGAATGGCTTGAAGTAAATAGGCGCACTGATGTCAAAAACCCCAggcatcccccctccccccaaacaaCCAAAGAAAGCCATTAATGTTACAAACAATAGGCTATGCTTTGcaacgttttttgtttttattcgaACCTGGGCTTATACCATTActaatcattttaataatgagCATTGCTTTTGGATGACACTGTATGCTTTctacccgcccccccccccaccctcacacaAATCTCCCGAAACAATGTCAAGATTCAGTGTATTTTCCTCACGTGGAAGCCTACTAAAATGCAGGGCTGAATTTAAAATGACCAAAGTTCTTGCAGGACAATCATATACTAGTTATCCTTTCCGTCATTTGTGGCACAAAAAGTACTTCCAAGTTCCTATAAACAAACCATTCAAGCCATCCATTATAGCAGGGCCTTAACCAGAAATAACAAAATAGGCAAAACATACAATTCAGGTCTAATTTCTAATGTAAAGTAGGCTACGCTTGAAAAGTAACACTCTCGTGACTTTAAACATGTCATTCACTGTACAGCTGTACTTCTACCAAATATCGGTACGCATGAGAGTAATTTCATTAAACTTTACAAATGCAACCTAGATATCTACAGGTCTATATGCAACCTAGATATATGAAAATGATTCTTATTGATATAATATCCTACATATAACATGTATTAATAAATTGGATTTCTCACTCTCTTTTCCTTCACATGATCAAATGCCTTTTGTGCTGGTGTTCTGTTGTCAGGTATCGTCTTTGTACTGGTATTTACTTTTGGCTCATTTGATATCTGCTCAAGGTAGGCTTTAGCagaattcttcttcttctttttctttgatcTGTGGAGGTAAAGATTTACACCAAGATATGAAATTGAGAATTgggaatgaaaaatgaaaattcatgCCTTCTTGTTATTAGTTTGCAGAATACGTATTGATCTTGATATCACAGCCTTAAGGTTAAGGCAGCGAATTATATATCCAGTATTGCATGGCAAAATGCTATAGGAGTTTTGGCATACAGGAATCACAGTGTGTTATAAAAGACAAAACTTGGGAGACTTAAAAACTGTTAcccaaaatttgaacactaaattatcaCTTTTAAGGTGAACAAACTTGGGTGCACTGCAAATTTGATCACTAAATAAAAGTCTGTTACTGTCttcaaaaacaaattacatTCTCCAGATGTCTACACAATCCACAGGTAATTGTTGACATCTCAAGCAGAATACGTGTAGTAGAATAATGGAGATCCAAAAGGTATTGCATTACTGTATTTCTTCACCAGCGTAATTCTAGTTGTTTTTTGAAATACTTTTAATGCTTTTCGATACTAAACTTCCATAAACATATACCGCACATCACTAACTTGATTGGtcaacctaaactttttgcaacCAAGCAGAGTTACACGTTTGATAAGTTTTAATCCATTTcagatatatgctgatcaaattgtgtattttttaagcttttaacaccctcctccTCCTGTCTCATCTAAGACTAGTAAGAGGCTCAGGGCAAACAGAATCCAAAGTCAACGGATGTATACTtcggcctacactacagttagcttatcatcgaatgtgtcaatttaggggtatgaaagaacttgacatcGCAGACATTttttggtcaaattctgctcaattgtacgttgcataggcacagaacaatcaatattttgagattattacatttctgaggaactacacatatgaaaaacccatgcagttgagtgatttggactTTTAATTGATTGACATCATAAATGAAATCCTTAAGtgcatcaattatgagcccaccatgctactaaaAGGGTTAGGCCTACGCATTAATCCCATAACTAGGCCAAGGCTAGTAGTAGCATACTACAACTCATGccatttgaaacatttcagatGCAAAATTTGAAACTTCATTCCCATAGCCTATTAACTTATAAGTATGACTGGCCAAGGCCATAGCGAATTTTCCCATATAACTTTATAAATTGGGCTACGGCAGTGTAATATTTCTAGCTCAGCCTAGCAACTAACTTACTTATCTGAACTTacagtagtattagtagtatagTACTGACTAGCTTTAATTAGGCTAGGCATAAGGTAAGGTCTACACTGTTAGTATTAATCACAAGCATATCCTAACTAAGGATAGTTATGTGTGTCACGGCCTAGGCTGGGCCGATTCGTAAGAATCTCTCGTGTGAACGAGCATCAATTCTCACTTTTTGCTAAAAACGTCGACACCTTTGAGCTTAAGTGCTCCACCAGCAGATTGGTATGGTGAATCTGACATGTTCACGATTTCGAACCTCAAGATGAGtgtaaaaatctgtaaattgGGTCTGGATAGCTTTGTGTGTCGCGTTATTGCGTAGTATCAGACATGTATTGGGAAGTGTTGATGTTTACATTAACTTGGAATACTGGCATTCAATCCCTCGTCGGCCTGTGACGATCGATGAACATACTTATTAGTCGAATCATAGAATAATAATTGATTGACTATGAAACAGTCATGGTGATACATATTTGAAGGTAAGTTGTATAAGTTTTGGAGGTTCCTTTTTTTGTTACGAACCGTAATTGTAAAATAAAGAACGGTAAGGGGCAATTCGAGAGATAAGTAGCCTAAGTAAAAGTTAGGTATTCAtccgaatatatatataaatatcgcACAACTACTTCTTTAGTATTGTCTGCTGTACGCTTTGTAATACTTTTAAATTACACGCGGTGCGtaggagagaaagagagaaaaaatattttagggcctaggcctacaggCTTAATTGACAAAATGTTTGTATAATTAACCATATCCCacggcctaactttagaatccgtacgatatgaatgggaaagcttactaggggctaggaattagggttaggaagtagggatcgaatagggttaggcataggggttaggaagtagggttaggaagtagcctagggttaggggttaggaattatggttagggaatagggttaggggttaggaatgatacagattctaaattagtacctaTCCTTCTCCCACAGTGCTATGGATATAGAAACATGTCTCTGTTCTTACATATTCCTCAgccaaaaaaaattcatgtaatgTGACAGATGTAATTTCCACAAggtttaattgattaattaacaGTTACGTCTAGGCCCC from Apostichopus japonicus isolate 1M-3 chromosome 2, ASM3797524v1, whole genome shotgun sequence harbors:
- the LOC139977413 gene encoding protein FAM32A-like; the encoded protein is MSDSPYQSAGGALKLKGVDVFSKKSKKKKKKNSAKAYLEQISNEPKVNTSTKTIPDNRTPAQKAFDHVKEKRQEERILEKAQKKHKDHVEEFNHKLDQLTEHFDIPKVSWTK